Proteins encoded by one window of Cyanobium sp. NS01:
- the brxC gene encoding BREX system P-loop protein BrxC gives MTATAAHRTIRELFAKPVDRPIEGVIKADDERHLEVELEEYVVTREVSKGLGAFTDTYLHNPTANGVWISGFFGSGKSHLLKMLSLILDGDKRIGAQGLRPAEILLPKVEDEITRADLKKAAAMPARSLLFNIDQKFDGIGGNHEAPILEVFMKVLNELQGYYGNQGYVAQFEHDLDKRGRFQDFKETYQRINGRSWENDRDAVATVTKRSFAKAYADLFGGSEDDAAKVINDAKDSYRLSIEGFASRVKDYLEGQPPGFRLNFFVDEAGQFIGQERSRLLNLQTVVESLATATDGRASVFITSQADLEGILGQVKFEQADDLSKIQGRFKTKLTLASADVQEVIQRRLLAKTPEEPEQLIDIYEREKDNFATLFRFGDNSIHLKGWSDCQSFCGLYPFHPYQLSLFQQAIQSLASHNVFEGRNMAVGERSMLSVFQEVAKAIKELPVGRLASFDQLYDGIRDVIRADKQQTMVLAQNQVGPLELRILKALFLLKWVPQFKSTPRNISILLISELDFDIRAHEQDVKDALINLEAQSYLQRSGEVYEFLTDKEKDVEQEIKRTEVADSQVIGRLHGTVFSDVLRTSKIRFEENGNDYPFAQKIDDGLIKGKENDVAVNLITPEHQHYGQEAVLHSRNFGGTELMAILPAKGRLTDLIRTWLKTDLYIRQNSGGEDETLNAILSIRAKQNSARQQEIIQLAADSLRKATLVLNGQTLSMGEGEPTTRFSKAYQELIRSAYPNLKMIHGSFSEATVAKVVEEQDDLLDGMDLQLSEAEQEVLVEVERQQKLGEQLTAADLVNRFEARPYGWGPWATLTFVARLYRLGKLELREKELLSSTGVIDALTNSRRLPGVRVRKQEQFDASAVNALKRFHQELFGVQNSGTDARTTGEAFRTAMAAEARDLAAIASKAETYPFTAAVAPWVQKAEELSKKDDGFLLNQLSTFKNEWLDAEEDLLTPIKQFLKGNQKTVYDQVKVFATRYSDEFPDLPVELVQRLSAVLQSEAPYSGGLLPQAAEAMTQLQNELEQRLQQLQAEAVGQIEEQEAKFRADAAFRQLAAKQQAQVLETTTRAKADVKAAAQPGRVRLRLSRYRQEDVPKQLQRIAALAAPADSPTHLVTVVPASGLAVQCPLSQITTSAELEQWLGALRAAAQAELDRGHRISL, from the coding sequence ATGACTGCCACCGCTGCTCACCGCACCATCCGCGAGCTCTTTGCCAAGCCCGTCGATCGGCCGATCGAAGGCGTGATCAAGGCCGATGACGAGCGCCACCTGGAGGTGGAGCTGGAGGAATACGTGGTCACCCGGGAGGTGAGCAAGGGGCTGGGCGCCTTCACCGACACCTACCTGCACAACCCCACCGCCAATGGGGTGTGGATTTCGGGGTTCTTCGGATCGGGCAAGTCGCACCTTTTGAAGATGCTCTCGCTGATACTCGATGGCGACAAGCGCATCGGAGCCCAGGGGCTTAGGCCAGCGGAGATCCTGCTGCCGAAGGTCGAGGATGAGATCACCCGCGCCGACCTCAAGAAGGCCGCCGCCATGCCGGCACGCAGCCTGCTGTTCAACATCGACCAGAAGTTCGACGGCATCGGCGGCAACCACGAGGCACCGATCCTCGAGGTGTTCATGAAGGTGCTCAACGAGCTGCAGGGCTACTACGGCAACCAGGGCTATGTGGCCCAGTTCGAGCACGACCTCGACAAGCGTGGGCGGTTTCAGGACTTCAAGGAGACGTACCAGCGCATCAATGGACGGAGCTGGGAGAACGACCGGGATGCCGTGGCGACGGTGACGAAGCGTTCGTTTGCCAAGGCCTACGCCGACCTGTTCGGGGGCAGCGAGGACGATGCCGCCAAGGTGATCAATGACGCCAAGGACAGCTACCGCCTCTCGATCGAGGGCTTTGCCTCCCGCGTGAAGGACTATCTCGAAGGCCAACCCCCCGGCTTCCGGCTCAACTTCTTTGTGGATGAGGCGGGACAGTTCATCGGTCAGGAACGAAGTCGGCTGCTGAATCTGCAGACGGTGGTGGAAAGCCTGGCCACCGCCACCGATGGGCGTGCCTCGGTGTTCATCACCTCCCAGGCCGATCTGGAAGGGATTCTGGGCCAGGTGAAGTTTGAGCAGGCGGATGATCTGAGCAAGATTCAGGGCCGCTTCAAGACCAAGCTCACCCTGGCCAGCGCCGACGTGCAGGAGGTGATCCAGCGCCGGCTGCTGGCCAAAACGCCGGAGGAACCGGAGCAGCTGATCGACATCTACGAGCGAGAAAAAGACAACTTCGCCACCCTGTTCCGCTTCGGCGACAACTCCATTCACCTCAAGGGCTGGAGTGATTGCCAGAGCTTCTGCGGCCTCTATCCCTTCCATCCCTACCAGCTGAGTCTGTTCCAGCAGGCGATCCAGAGCCTGGCCTCCCACAACGTGTTCGAAGGCCGCAACATGGCGGTGGGGGAGCGCTCGATGCTCTCGGTGTTCCAGGAGGTGGCCAAGGCGATCAAGGAACTGCCGGTGGGCAGGCTGGCCAGTTTCGATCAGCTGTATGACGGCATCCGCGATGTGATCCGCGCCGACAAGCAGCAGACGATGGTGCTGGCCCAGAACCAGGTGGGTCCGCTGGAGTTGCGGATCCTCAAGGCCCTGTTCCTGCTCAAGTGGGTGCCCCAGTTCAAGAGCACCCCGCGCAACATCTCGATCCTGCTGATCAGCGAGCTGGATTTCGACATCCGCGCCCACGAGCAGGACGTGAAGGATGCTCTGATCAACCTGGAGGCGCAGTCGTACCTGCAGCGCAGCGGTGAGGTGTATGAGTTCCTCACCGACAAGGAAAAGGATGTGGAGCAGGAGATCAAGCGCACCGAGGTGGCCGACTCCCAGGTGATTGGCAGGCTGCACGGCACCGTGTTCAGTGATGTGCTCCGCACCAGCAAGATCCGCTTCGAGGAGAACGGCAACGACTACCCCTTTGCCCAGAAGATCGACGACGGCCTGATCAAGGGCAAAGAGAACGATGTGGCGGTGAATCTGATCACGCCGGAGCATCAGCACTACGGCCAGGAAGCGGTGCTTCACAGCCGCAACTTCGGTGGCACGGAGCTGATGGCGATCCTGCCGGCCAAGGGCCGCCTCACCGATCTGATCCGCACCTGGCTGAAGACGGATCTCTACATCCGCCAGAACAGCGGCGGCGAGGATGAAACACTGAACGCGATCCTCTCGATCCGCGCCAAGCAGAACAGCGCTCGGCAGCAGGAGATCATCCAGCTTGCAGCCGACTCGCTGCGCAAGGCCACGCTGGTGCTCAACGGCCAGACCCTCTCGATGGGGGAGGGAGAGCCCACAACCCGCTTCAGCAAGGCCTACCAGGAGCTGATCCGCTCGGCCTACCCCAACCTCAAGATGATCCACGGCAGCTTCAGCGAAGCCACCGTGGCCAAGGTGGTGGAGGAGCAGGACGATCTGCTCGACGGGATGGACCTGCAGCTTTCGGAGGCCGAGCAGGAGGTGCTGGTGGAGGTGGAGCGGCAGCAGAAGCTGGGCGAGCAGCTCACCGCCGCTGATCTGGTGAACCGCTTCGAGGCCCGCCCCTACGGTTGGGGCCCCTGGGCCACGCTCACCTTTGTGGCGCGGCTGTACCGGCTCGGGAAGCTGGAGCTGCGGGAAAAGGAACTGCTGAGCAGCACGGGGGTGATCGACGCCCTCACCAACAGCCGCCGGCTGCCTGGGGTGAGGGTGCGCAAACAGGAGCAGTTTGACGCCAGTGCGGTGAATGCCCTCAAGCGTTTCCACCAGGAGCTGTTTGGTGTGCAGAACAGCGGCACCGATGCGCGGACAACGGGCGAGGCGTTCCGCACCGCGATGGCGGCCGAGGCCAGGGACCTGGCTGCCATCGCCAGCAAGGCGGAGACCTATCCCTTCACGGCGGCTGTGGCTCCATGGGTGCAGAAAGCGGAGGAGTTAAGCAAGAAAGACGACGGCTTTCTGCTCAACCAACTCAGCACCTTCAAGAACGAGTGGCTCGATGCCGAGGAAGACCTGCTCACGCCGATCAAGCAGTTCCTGAAGGGCAACCAGAAAACGGTGTACGACCAGGTGAAGGTCTTCGCCACCCGCTACAGCGATGAGTTCCCGGACTTGCCGGTCGAGCTGGTGCAACGGCTCAGCGCCGTGCTGCAGAGCGAGGCGCCCTACAGCGGCGGATTACTCCCCCAGGCCGCGGAGGCGATGACCCAGCTTCAAAACGAGCTGGAGCAACGCCTGCAGCAGCTGCAGGCCGAGGCGGTGGGCCAGATCGAGGAGCAGGAGGCGAAGTTCCGGGCGGATGCGGCGTTCCGGCAGCTGGCGGCAAAGCAACAGGCCCAGGTGCTCGAAACCACCACCAGGGCGAAGGCGGATGTGAAGGCCGCCGCCCAACCCGGCCGGGTGCGCCTGCGCCTGAGTCGCTACCGCCAGGAGGATGTGCCGAAGCAGCTGCAGCGGATCGCGGCCCTGGCGGCACCGGCAGACAGCCCAACCCATTTGGTCACCGTGGTGCCGGCTTCTGGGTTGGCAGTGCAATGCCCCCTGAGCCAGATCACCACCAGCGCGGAGCTGGAGCAGTGGCTCGGCGCGCTGCGCGCGGCGGCTCAGGCCGAGCTGGACCGGGGCCATCGGATCAGCCTGTGA
- the pglX gene encoding BREX-1 system adenine-specific DNA-methyltransferase PglX: MTVNTAALKTFAPAMRRQLMEAVGRKLDLLLHSQTPDILATYASQIAELRQRETENRAVLLERVAYSWFNRLAALRYLDAKGWHPFGCKVLMPATEGETQPGLLKLMRSGSLPQELKEHCNETRLNGLLDGQIPTAIAGGDPQGEVYRELVLAVCRSYHQLLPNLFEGLDDATELLLPDDLLTDGSIAAGFRSQISDADCEDVEIIGWLYQFYISEKKDQVIGKVVKSEDIPAATQLFTPNWIVKYMVQNSLGAQWLATYPDSAIKGQMEYYIEPAEQTEEVQAQLAAITPDSLNPEELTLIDPACGSGHILVEAYDLFKAIYLERGYQQREIPQLILEKNLFGLEICPRAAQLTSFALMMKGRADDRRLFERGVKLNVMALVDSGDFDAVGLANAVQLADYGLKLADLTELKRLFEQATTFGSLIQVPERLAEKLPALKRLSEASCQDMLVLEALERLRPLVQLAELLAAQYDAVVANPPYMGSKYHVSAIKAFLGELYPAVKSDLFAAFVARSALIGNSTSRIGIMSPNVWMYISTHQKLRDLIASRMTLASLVELPLSGFKGATVQICTFTLWNYRSHGFNGSFVRLVDLKGGDAEMAACTQQAISRRACGRIFICSVDDFKCIPGSPVAYWVSSRLRSAFQLPTKLKNVARPNQALVTGNTERYIRRWQEVDLDNVGFEMKSRQQAIDSGKTWFPYNKGGDFRKWYGNNEHLVNWKNDGEELRTTMHPTGKRIWAHNFVLDFIFRRAIVWSKITSAIPCYRLSDDGFLYDDASGVCQVEAGLEYFLQGFLASQVSLLMIALINPTLNIQPGNLEVLPLTFPPEDVDQVVKDLLSLSRVDWDSFETSWGFHESPLLKHESDCLSLETGWRSWKSESQAVIGRMRELETENNRIFINAYGLHDELTPEVPIEQITIKANPAYRYGGKLSEEEQWSRFRADTMEELLSYAVGCMMGRYSLDKPGLILADSRSSQDEHLAAYQEKMGKPMAYLRFRPDDDAILPVLDGEWFQDDIVARSREFLRVAFPGSNIIDNLRFLEEAIGKDLRKYFCTDFYKSHLQTYKNRPIYWMVQSPKRGFACLIYLHRYTKDTLLLVLNNYFRPYLQKLEARLAQLDLDQANDDLPTRERTAARKEAEKITKVLRECQEWEQDALLPLAQQRIELDLDDGVKVNYLKLQDVLAKIPGIKAKEE, encoded by the coding sequence ATGACTGTGAACACCGCCGCCCTGAAAACTTTCGCCCCGGCGATGCGGCGGCAGCTGATGGAAGCAGTGGGCCGCAAGCTGGATCTGCTGCTTCACAGCCAGACGCCCGACATCCTGGCCACCTACGCCAGCCAGATCGCAGAGCTGCGGCAGCGGGAGACAGAGAACCGAGCGGTGCTGCTGGAGCGGGTGGCCTACAGCTGGTTCAACCGGCTGGCGGCGCTGCGCTACCTCGATGCCAAGGGCTGGCATCCGTTTGGCTGCAAGGTGCTGATGCCAGCCACGGAAGGGGAAACCCAGCCGGGGCTGCTTAAGCTGATGCGCTCAGGCAGCCTGCCGCAGGAGCTCAAGGAGCACTGCAACGAAACGCGGCTGAACGGGTTGCTGGATGGCCAGATCCCCACGGCCATCGCGGGCGGTGATCCTCAGGGGGAGGTGTACCGCGAACTGGTGCTGGCGGTCTGCCGCTCGTACCACCAGCTGCTACCGAACCTGTTCGAGGGCCTCGATGACGCCACCGAACTGCTGCTGCCCGACGACCTGCTCACCGACGGCTCGATCGCTGCAGGTTTCCGCAGCCAGATCAGCGACGCTGACTGCGAGGACGTGGAGATCATCGGCTGGCTCTACCAGTTCTACATCTCGGAGAAGAAAGACCAGGTGATCGGCAAGGTGGTGAAGTCGGAAGACATCCCGGCCGCCACGCAGCTGTTCACGCCCAACTGGATCGTGAAGTACATGGTGCAGAACTCGCTGGGGGCGCAGTGGCTGGCCACGTACCCCGATTCAGCGATCAAGGGGCAGATGGAGTACTACATCGAGCCTGCCGAACAGACCGAGGAGGTGCAGGCCCAGTTGGCGGCCATCACGCCGGACTCTCTCAACCCTGAGGAGCTGACCCTGATCGATCCAGCCTGTGGCTCAGGGCACATCCTGGTGGAAGCCTATGACCTGTTCAAGGCTATCTATCTAGAACGTGGCTATCAACAACGGGAGATCCCGCAGTTGATCCTGGAGAAGAATCTGTTTGGGCTTGAGATCTGTCCGCGAGCGGCTCAGCTCACGAGCTTTGCGCTGATGATGAAGGGTCGGGCGGATGACCGCCGGCTGTTTGAGCGCGGTGTGAAGCTCAATGTGATGGCGCTGGTGGATAGCGGGGACTTTGATGCCGTTGGCTTAGCGAATGCGGTGCAGCTGGCGGACTATGGGCTGAAGCTCGCGGACCTTACGGAGCTGAAGCGGCTGTTCGAACAAGCGACGACGTTTGGGTCGCTGATTCAGGTGCCGGAGAGGCTGGCGGAGAAGCTGCCAGCGCTGAAGCGGCTGAGTGAGGCATCCTGCCAGGACATGCTTGTGTTGGAGGCGCTCGAGCGGCTGAGACCTCTAGTGCAGCTGGCCGAGTTGCTGGCGGCGCAATATGACGCGGTGGTGGCGAACCCTCCGTACATGGGAAGCAAGTATCACGTCTCCGCTATCAAGGCCTTTCTTGGAGAGCTGTACCCGGCTGTTAAGTCTGATCTTTTTGCAGCTTTTGTCGCGAGATCTGCCTTGATTGGAAACAGTACATCCCGGATTGGAATAATGAGTCCAAACGTATGGATGTACATCTCGACCCACCAGAAGCTTCGCGATCTAATTGCCAGCAGGATGACATTGGCGAGCCTTGTCGAGCTTCCTCTTTCCGGATTTAAGGGCGCGACTGTTCAGATATGCACATTCACACTTTGGAATTATCGTTCTCATGGTTTCAATGGGAGCTTCGTTCGTCTTGTAGACCTAAAGGGTGGCGACGCTGAAATGGCCGCTTGTACCCAGCAAGCTATATCTCGTCGCGCATGCGGAAGGATTTTTATTTGTAGCGTAGACGACTTTAAGTGTATCCCGGGCTCTCCCGTCGCATATTGGGTAAGCAGTAGACTGCGCTCAGCATTTCAGCTGCCAACAAAGCTTAAGAATGTAGCAAGGCCTAATCAAGCGCTTGTCACTGGCAATACAGAACGCTATATTCGGAGGTGGCAGGAAGTCGACTTGGATAATGTTGGATTTGAGATGAAAAGCCGTCAACAGGCGATAGACAGCGGCAAGACATGGTTCCCATATAACAAAGGGGGGGACTTCAGGAAATGGTATGGGAATAACGAGCACCTTGTAAATTGGAAAAACGATGGTGAGGAGCTTCGTACAACGATGCACCCGACGGGGAAGCGCATCTGGGCCCACAACTTTGTGCTCGACTTTATTTTTAGAAGGGCTATTGTATGGAGTAAGATTACGTCTGCTATTCCATGCTATCGCCTCTCGGACGATGGATTCCTGTATGACGACGCATCTGGAGTGTGTCAAGTAGAAGCAGGCCTCGAATACTTCCTCCAAGGCTTTCTTGCTAGCCAGGTAAGTCTGCTTATGATAGCGCTAATCAATCCAACTCTGAATATTCAGCCTGGCAACCTCGAGGTTCTTCCCTTGACTTTTCCGCCTGAGGATGTCGATCAAGTAGTCAAAGATCTGCTATCCCTATCGCGTGTTGACTGGGATAGCTTTGAGACCTCCTGGGGCTTTCATGAATCTCCACTACTCAAGCACGAGTCGGATTGCTTATCTTTAGAGACTGGGTGGCGTAGTTGGAAGTCCGAGAGTCAGGCTGTCATCGGCCGAATGCGGGAGTTAGAGACAGAGAATAACCGCATCTTCATCAACGCCTATGGTCTGCACGATGAGCTCACCCCGGAAGTGCCCATTGAGCAGATCACCATTAAGGCAAACCCCGCCTACCGCTACGGCGGCAAGCTCAGCGAAGAGGAGCAGTGGTCCCGGTTCCGCGCCGACACCATGGAGGAGCTGCTCTCCTATGCCGTGGGCTGCATGATGGGTCGCTACAGCCTGGACAAGCCTGGCCTGATTCTGGCCGATTCCCGCAGTAGCCAAGACGAGCATCTGGCTGCCTATCAGGAGAAGATGGGCAAGCCTATGGCATATCTGCGCTTCAGGCCTGATGACGACGCCATCCTCCCCGTGCTCGATGGCGAGTGGTTTCAAGACGACATCGTAGCCCGCAGCCGGGAATTCCTGCGGGTCGCCTTTCCGGGAAGCAACATCATCGACAACCTGCGCTTCCTGGAAGAGGCGATCGGCAAGGACCTTCGGAAGTACTTCTGCACTGACTTCTACAAATCCCACCTGCAGACCTATAAGAACCGGCCGATCTACTGGATGGTGCAGAGCCCTAAGAGGGGCTTCGCCTGCCTGATTTACCTGCACCGCTACACCAAGGACACCCTGCTCCTGGTGCTCAACAACTACTTCCGCCCCTACCTGCAGAAGCTGGAAGCCCGCCTCGCCCAGCTCGACTTGGATCAAGCCAACGACGACCTCCCCACTCGTGAGCGCACCGCTGCCCGTAAAGAGGCCGAGAAGATCACCAAGGTGCTGCGCGAATGCCAGGAGTGGGAGCAGGATGCCCTGTTGCCCCTGGCCCAGCAGCGCATCGAGCTGGATCTCGATGATGGCGTGAAGGTGAACTACCTGAAGCTGCAGGACGTGCTGGCCAAGATCCCCGGCATTAAGGCGAAGGAGGAGTGA
- the pglZ gene encoding BREX-1 system phosphatase PglZ type A, producing MTTSPTRIRIQDSLDAALARKRVVLWYDPTGEWAEDFDSYQPKAAEKRRVVGNEFTIKVAISRAPLHHRFLLYIPSEKPPEPDNWLLDLLLAGHEFKADRASLDIQEAGLTLEFKALAQQHEAFFRSPFHTQHLKDLLRPNEDENAVRLKMLAVLAKQPPDIDKLLLRAFSQLDPTDAEADDPVEATYGSAQLSGHFWKTVASKFGYRSPAPSLRDFAVALFRSASPIGPQGDLQPHSRVFLSFWKDSLTNRPAFVAWSEAMAQLLAIEPQLNDAPPEFDPGEEDSFELIERFVLHRLVQGFAAGDPEEQLLQTIRNRRHSTWYEKHQHGYQAIEQAISLRSLLQKAALQVESFEAGLQHYTNSWWRIDAAYRRCTFHARAYQQPGLLQQLRHWVESHYVNNFLLPLTNHWSDHVAGLTQWRSDALPRQKEFHMRYVHAPLSSRGLKRLFVVISDALRYEAARDFAERLQNQPGKGWQVEMQALLGSLPSYTQLGMASLLPGAQVSLNPADGSAMVDGVSATGTDNRDKILKAYADGRAKALLAEDFLNLPTKTAGRELTRDHDLIVIYHNRIDQVGDKLATEVQTFQAVEQAFEDLEQILRKIGSLKGSQALITADHGFLFQQKPLDANDKAVFPPADQLPTKSRRFALGDGIEPRPGQKIFAAQALGFTGSWSAVFPLGLDRFPIKGSGARFVHGGTSLQEVVVPVIKLRRETKEESRLVEVDVLRLPAKITTTRLKVSLFQRDPVEAKNVLPLQLRIGLYAKADDAPLCAPRTLLFDSAASDPREREQQLTLELSNAADAYNNQPVELRLERVVEGVATPVPYKTEELKLQRPFGSDFEDF from the coding sequence ATGACCACCTCACCCACCCGAATCCGAATCCAGGACAGCCTTGACGCTGCTCTCGCGCGCAAGCGGGTGGTGCTCTGGTACGACCCCACCGGCGAGTGGGCGGAGGACTTCGACAGCTACCAACCCAAAGCCGCCGAGAAGCGGCGCGTGGTTGGCAATGAGTTCACCATCAAGGTGGCCATCAGCCGTGCTCCCCTGCACCACCGCTTTCTGCTCTACATCCCCTCTGAGAAGCCCCCAGAACCCGACAACTGGCTGCTCGATCTGCTTCTGGCGGGCCATGAATTCAAGGCCGACCGCGCCTCTCTCGACATCCAGGAGGCCGGCCTGACGCTGGAGTTCAAGGCGTTGGCCCAGCAGCACGAGGCCTTCTTCCGCTCCCCCTTCCACACCCAGCACCTCAAGGATCTGCTGCGCCCCAACGAGGACGAGAACGCCGTACGTCTCAAGATGCTGGCCGTGTTGGCCAAGCAGCCGCCGGACATCGACAAGTTGCTGCTCCGTGCCTTCAGCCAACTGGATCCCACCGATGCCGAGGCCGACGATCCGGTGGAGGCGACCTACGGCAGCGCGCAACTCAGCGGGCACTTCTGGAAAACCGTGGCCAGCAAATTCGGCTATCGCAGCCCGGCTCCCAGCCTGCGCGACTTCGCCGTGGCGTTGTTCCGGAGCGCCAGTCCGATCGGCCCCCAGGGTGATCTGCAGCCCCACAGCCGGGTGTTCCTCAGCTTCTGGAAAGACAGCCTCACCAACCGGCCGGCTTTTGTGGCCTGGTCGGAAGCCATGGCCCAGCTCCTGGCCATCGAGCCGCAGCTCAACGACGCGCCTCCAGAGTTCGACCCCGGAGAAGAAGACAGCTTCGAGCTGATCGAACGCTTCGTGCTGCATCGGCTCGTGCAGGGGTTTGCCGCCGGTGATCCCGAGGAGCAGCTGCTGCAGACCATCCGCAACCGCCGCCACTCCACCTGGTACGAGAAACACCAGCACGGCTATCAAGCGATCGAGCAGGCCATCAGCCTGCGCAGCCTCCTGCAGAAGGCCGCGCTGCAGGTGGAGAGCTTCGAGGCGGGCTTGCAGCATTACACCAACAGCTGGTGGCGCATCGATGCGGCCTACCGCCGCTGCACCTTTCACGCCCGCGCCTATCAGCAGCCCGGCCTGCTCCAGCAGCTCCGCCACTGGGTGGAGAGCCACTACGTGAACAACTTCCTGCTTCCCCTCACCAACCACTGGAGTGATCACGTGGCCGGCCTCACCCAGTGGCGTTCCGACGCCCTACCCCGGCAGAAGGAGTTCCACATGCGCTATGTGCATGCACCCCTGAGTTCCAGGGGCCTGAAGCGGCTGTTTGTGGTGATCTCCGATGCCCTCCGTTACGAGGCCGCCCGCGATTTCGCCGAGCGCCTGCAAAACCAGCCCGGCAAGGGCTGGCAGGTGGAGATGCAGGCACTGCTGGGTTCACTGCCCTCCTACACCCAGCTGGGCATGGCCTCTCTGTTGCCCGGCGCCCAGGTGAGCCTCAACCCCGCCGACGGCTCGGCCATGGTGGATGGTGTGAGCGCCACCGGCACCGACAACCGCGACAAGATCCTCAAGGCCTACGCCGATGGTCGCGCCAAGGCTCTGCTGGCCGAAGACTTCCTCAATCTCCCCACCAAGACCGCTGGACGGGAGCTCACCCGTGACCACGACCTGATCGTGATCTACCACAACCGCATCGATCAGGTGGGCGACAAGCTGGCCACCGAAGTCCAGACGTTCCAGGCGGTGGAGCAGGCGTTTGAGGACCTGGAGCAGATCCTGCGCAAGATCGGCAGCCTCAAGGGAAGCCAGGCGCTGATCACCGCCGACCATGGCTTTCTGTTCCAGCAGAAACCTCTGGATGCCAACGACAAGGCCGTGTTCCCCCCAGCGGATCAGCTGCCCACCAAGAGCCGGCGATTCGCGCTCGGCGATGGCATCGAGCCGAGGCCCGGCCAGAAGATCTTCGCGGCCCAGGCCCTCGGGTTCACCGGCAGCTGGAGTGCCGTCTTCCCTCTGGGCCTCGATCGCTTCCCGATCAAGGGCTCGGGGGCCCGCTTCGTGCATGGCGGCACCTCCCTGCAGGAGGTGGTGGTGCCGGTGATCAAGCTCAGACGCGAGACCAAGGAGGAGAGCCGCCTGGTGGAGGTGGACGTGCTGCGGCTGCCCGCCAAGATCACCACCACGCGCCTGAAGGTGTCTCTGTTCCAGCGCGACCCCGTGGAGGCCAAGAACGTACTGCCCCTGCAGCTGCGCATCGGCCTCTATGCCAAGGCCGATGACGCCCCCCTCTGCGCCCCCCGTACCTTGCTGTTTGATTCGGCCGCCTCCGATCCCCGCGAGCGGGAGCAACAGCTCACGCTGGAGCTCTCCAATGCCGCCGATGCCTACAACAACCAGCCGGTGGAGCTGCGTCTGGAGCGGGTGGTGGAGGGTGTCGCCACCCCCGTTCCCTACAAGACTGAGGAGCTGAAGCTGCAGCGGCCCTTCGGCAGCGATTTCGAAGACTTCTGA